Genomic window (Acropora muricata isolate sample 2 chromosome 11, ASM3666990v1, whole genome shotgun sequence):
ACTCGTGGGATTCTGAGGGGTTACCATTGTAGTCGCTATCACTCTCCTGGGTGTGGTCTGAGTATGCAAAGCTAGCGTCGGTTTTTGAATCGGATTCACGAACGACGGCCATCGTTCCACGGCAACGGGGTGACCACCAGGAAAAATTCCTGGTTGGGTTCGGTATCTCGAGTCTTGAACCTGAATCGGCTGTGAACCTGCGGGCGAAACTCCCATCCCGCGGTACTGTCCGTACAATGGTCGCCGATAGCCAACTGGCAAAGCGTTTTCATTATGTGCGAAATAGTTCCTTTGTCCTTGGAAAGGTGAACTTGGAACCAAGTCTCGACTCGCCGGGTTGTTGTATTGTGCGGGGAATCGGCGTGAATTATACAATAAAGGATTTTGACGTCGATGTCTACTTTTTAAATCAACATCGCGTTTTCTTCGTCCGATATCGATTTGGTCACTCGGATAATTTCGAGGAGCATAACCTCGACCCCAGGCATTTGGGTAACTTGCTCGATTACCCTGCCAAGCCTGGTTACCTGGAATTTGGTTGGGATCGGATGCATGAACCAAATCAGCACCAAACCGCTGGTTTGGAACCCGATTCGGTATTCGATAAGCATTCCGAATTGGTGACATATTCAATGTCCTTCCGATTTGATTCTGTCCTCCCATTGCTCTATTTGACAGAAAACCATTCTGGATACTAGATCTTGGAACGCCTCCAGCCAAACTCCAATCTCTTACTCTGTGTATCACCGGAGCTTGCGTGGGAACCCTGTTATCATCTAAAAGAGAATTACGTGGCGGAGCCTGCGATCTCCGAGTTGGCAATACTTGACCAGCGGTTATTGGCTGATTCAGACGATTGTTTCTCAAATTTGACGCTGTTTGCTTTGCTTTCGAGAACCAAACGGGATTGTGGGCCTTGACCCGTTGCGTGGGTACAACATCCGTGCGTGGCCTGGGAAGTTCTGTGACTGGGACAAAATCATTTTTTCCTTTGCTGTCGTTTTTTGAAGGTTTTACCGCAGCGCTTGGTTTGTCAAGTAACCTTgcgtttttctttcctttaacCTTCTTTGCTGCGTGGACATTTTTATGTGGATCTTCAAGAGACGACCTGATAATCTCGTCCCGAAAGGTATCCGCAAAAACAAGTTTCTCAAGGCGAGAAATAATCTGGGACGCTGCTTCTTTGGCAAATGGAATTTGTTTTGCTGCTCTGTCGGCAAGATCTTTGCTCTGATGAGTCAAGAAACATAAGACGTGTTCTTTAACACACACAGTGGGAAGTCTTTTTTTCGtaacattagggagtttaagaagctacgacggcaactgcaacgaaaacgtcacattaaaattgaacgaacttgcgttaagttaagtcttcgtgttgatcacgttgtacaaaataggcgaactgcactttcgcttgcttggcacgaatggttttcatgacaaggcaaagagtgaaagatttagtgctgcgagctcgcgttgtcgtcagaacctcaaatgtgaaaatttcacgtcgtcgtttggcagactacgtcaaaacattgcaccaaaaagcgtgccgcacgtgcagcacggttgtttttctttattcaaccaatgaaatcattgatttgtggcgttgtcgttgacgttgccgtcgtcaaatcttaaactccctattaggtCTGAATGACCTCACCTTACGGTATTAATGACTTGTAAATCTCGCGCTTTTTTCTTGGCCAATCAGGATTTGCCAACacgcgttttcccgcgcttaagGCGGCTGTACGCCCAACAtcctcagccaatcaaaaacaGAAGCAAAGTAACTAGTGATTTGCTCACAGGGATAGACAGCTTAaccatgcaacgtttttgagcaaCGGACGGTACCCGAGAAAAGAGCGCCTTAAAAAGAAACAGCTAACATTTTCCATAGAAACAACAGAATCTTCATACCTGTTGATGAAGTGCTTTGTAAGCAGGAGATACGCATTCACTGAAGTTCGGCTCGTACCAAGTTGCGTTTTGGCTCTCACTTCCAGCACAAAGCCGTCTGGTCTTTCCTGCAAAAATAAACACCCAAGCTATGCTCAGTCTTACTGAATTCAATTAACTATGAAATTCTCTCATAATTTCAAACTATATCCGACTACAATTCTATTGCTGCATCTTTTGACAATATACCTCGGAATTCAAAACAAGAATTCAAAACTAGCGTTGGGGTTCGCCTTCCACCGATACGTTCCTGTCGATGAAGTTCGGTGAATCTTTACTTCACCTTGAAATGGCCTAGTGCATTGCGAAGAGTGATAGCGGCCTATCAGTGAACGCTCGAAATAACGAGAACAGAATTGCCTACTACCTCGTTAGCTACTCTATCCTTTCACTAGACACAACTGCGATAGTCTGCGTTTCCTATCCGTGTTTTTCATAGGTTTACCACTTCTGCACTGTTctactgaaaaaagaaattgtacaaAGAATACCTTGTGCTTTTCTTGGACATGTTTGGTTATCTGTTGTGTTAAACATCGCCAGCTTCCAACTGATGTCGTAATCGTGCTGCGGACCGCATACCAAATTCAAACCTTCAAAGATTAACTTGAAATTAGTTCATGCTGCACGGTCGGCACGTGCCAGACCTAAATTTCCCACGTGCCATAAGCAAATAATATGCTAATTTGAACAatactttatttgaaaaaaaaaaagacccaGCTTAATAGCTTGCTATAAGGAAACCTCCAATCCTACAGCACTGGAAAGTCTCTTAAtatggccatttttaaaaaagcaTTAAAAGAACCAGCAGAATTATGACCCTGAAAATCGATTATTTCAACTTTCAATTCCCCAAGgttccgccatcttgaattttccTGGACACTGCCATCTTGAATAATTGTGACGTGGACAGCTGAGAACGAGTATTTGAACAAGTTTACTGAAACACTTACCGCTGGACGTTACAAAGCGAAATCCAGCTTCGCTTATTTTAAAACTAACAGGGATTCCATCGATGGAAGATTTCAGGAGACCAGATTTTACTGCAGTTAGCAAAGGTCTTAGCACATCTGTTGCTGGCGTTTTGGATTTCGTTGTTAATTTAAACTCCGCAACTACTGGGCTAGGCCTAATGAAAGCCAAAATACAATtaacacaaaatgaaaaatgtctgTGAAAACAATTCAAGTTTGATTTAGGCAGTGCTGTAAGCAAAAACTCAAATATTGCGATCTTGACACTTATTACGCATACAAAGCAAGACATACAAGTGACATACGCGTgtgcaatagaccatttcaacAACTCATTTACATTACAAGACCATAAACGCCTCTATGTTAATCACAGGCCAGGTCACTGAGCAAACAGCAGAGAAGGATAGGTTACCATAACTTGAACTTCTGCTGTCATCAAAAACAGCGTACACTTATTACTCTTACAATGCGCTTTTGCCACTATAGAAAAGCAGTCTTAACCCAAAAGCTTATCAATTCAAGCAATTCTCACCGAAAAGAAATCACTTCTGGCTGTAATGAAGCGGAGGTAGCAAACAATGTCGAAATCTGcgaagagaaaaacaacaaagttCATAAATGCCATTCAAAAAAATTTTGCCCTTAACCTCACTTTGAAGGAAAAGCTTTCTGCTTACCGCCACTTGCAGTTTCTCTGCCAGGTTGAGGAATTCAAGCGATTCGATGTCATTCAAGTTGCTGGTGAATGTTCGGTCAGTAATTGTTAAAAAGACGGTGAATTCCTCATCTGCCACAAACAAAAACCTCATCGTTATATTTCCCCTAAGATAGAAAGCGCTCTATGATTTTCCATACTATCAGACACTCCTCTGCCCTCTACTTAGTTCGAAAAAACGATTGCGTGGAATTTGAGGTCATTCTCAGACCCAAATCTTCgcactttattattattattattattattatagtcaCTCAAGTCAATCAATCTGTTCATACACTAAACACCTTTCtgacatgatgatgatgatgatgatgatgatgatgatcatgatgatcatgatgatcatgatgattattattattattattttggttttttgtaAGAAATGACTCTCAACTCACCAGTGCTTCCTTTAGCTCCAGGAATATCTTGCCTCTCTGTGgaacaaaaaaatatcttttttcagACCTATTATTCGCAATTTATATTAATTTAAGCATTGAAATAAAAGTGAAATAAACCAAGCTAAAGGACGAATTCGGCGACAAAAAATGACAAACGAATTGCCTCAAACTTGAAAAATGCGTTATGGAACATAATCTAAATTAAAAGGTGACCCATATTTTTaggaaaatgccaaaaaaaaggaTTAATATAAAACAAGGGCCACTGACGAGTGAGACgctgaaaacaaacttggaAGAATGAATGCAACCATGAGAAACAAGAACGGAGATGAACTATTTAATGACAAACAGATATGGAAATAAAGTAATTTTTAGCCGAGTGGAAAAACATCCGAACTAGTAAACTATAAAAAGTGAACTGGGAAGTACAACACAACTCACTGTTGTTCCCAGACTGTCGAGGTTTCCCTGTTAGCAGAGTAAGCTGGGACTGAATGCTACCAGGCCTTTTCTTCACGGCGATACATTTGTCATAACAAGCCACCGAGTAACAGTGATCTCCTAGCAACCACGCAACTTGACAGCTCGGACTTTCACAGCACTTTTTAATACAAGTTCGCATATCCCTTGCGCCAGgcaagatttcaaaatttcccgCCTTATTGCCTCCTTTGAGACTGACGTCATGGAAAATGGCACCATGCGGACATAGGCCTCTGTTTGAAGACGAGGTCTTCTTCACCCGTGTTTTCGATTGATCTTCCACAGAACGAATGACAAACGCGAGTTGTGATTCAATATTCGACGCATGCCCTGGGATTGTCTCGCAAAATTCCGGTTTATCGCAATGCAAAGTGTAacagtgtttgtttaacaaCAATGAAACATCGCAGGATTTTTGTGCACAGCAGTACTTCACGCATGCGCTCATGTCGGGTACTTCACCATAGTCGGAAAAATCTCCAGATTTAAGCCCACCTTGAAGAGTTACCTGACGAAGAACCTTCCCTGCATAACAAATGCTTGATGACTGCGTTTCTAAATCTGGGATCCCGTCAGTAACCTTTTTTGAAAAAAGACGAGTAACAGACTTTGTGGGGAACGAATTTTGAGCTTCAAAATCGATGCCTTTGTCTTCAGTTTCAAAAGAAGTCAACGAGGTACTTTCGAGCATGTTGGCGTGCTTACTTAAACGTTTTTCTTCGTTAGGAGTTTTTTCTTCGTCCTTGTCATCTCCTTTAGCACCTTTTCTGCGCAAAGTTGTAAAAATGTGTCTGTTTTCTTTACTTTCATGCCGGTAAGTTGGATTTCCTATGTCATTTTTGTTTCTCCTTGACACCAATGTCACGGCAACTCGATGACGGGAAAAATTCTGTTGTTTTAGCCGACACATTTCTTGATTGTGACACTTCACGCTATAGCAAATGTCATCCACTGAAAAGGCCAGGTCACATCCGGGATGCTGGCAACACAGATGACCGCAATGATTGACGTCCTTGACTCGACCCATTTTCCAAAAGGAACCCGAAGCGCTCCCGGCTAACAGAGTGACATTAAAGACTGGGTTCTTCGGCTGACAGGTTTGCGCCTTGAAGCAGGCACTTCCTGGAAAATAAGGGCGCAGAATCACTAAGCACAAAGAACACGGACATTGGAGTCAAGAAATCCTTATTATAGTTATACTATAGCTTCCTGTTTACTGAAGAAAAGGAGATAAAATCCATTGAGAGTTAAATAAAATGATTGCCTGGGTTCGGTCAGTTGGTTATAACCAAAAGGTTTCAAATAGGCTTCGTGTGCCGGCCAATCAGACTTGTCTCTCTGTTTCAAATACACTGTCAGTTATTGCAAGTTTTAATGCATTGCAACAGTTTGCTTGAAAAAGTTCGGTAGCCATGGATACGACTGaactcattttttttcctcagcaAAAAATACTAAATTCATAATTCGTAACTGACCGCGTTGTCTCCCAAAATAGTTTCCTcatatttgttttattattgtgtcaTTCTACGCGAACTGTGTTTGAGGAAAATCTTTCTTCATGAAAAGATGCACGAGGCATTAGTTTAACGTTCAAATTATTTAGGATTTGTACATCGAAGTGTTAAAATTcatgttaaaattaaataaaatccAGCTTTCTCTAAGTTTTCTTGGGTTCAAGAACATTTTAATTGAGAACTGGTGTTCACTGTGTTTTACGAATTAGATCACCCACCATTTTTACTCCTAAATATAGCAACAATTTTAAAGCCAGGCTCGAAACTAATACTTAAAAAAACTTGGACACATTCAAATGTACTCCACAGACTTGTTATTCCAAGATTGCTTGGTTTCTCTgtagaaaataaactctttTTGCACAACCAGCCGCGATTTAAATTCTGCGCTGTCTTTACTgcacttgaaaacaaactctcgtgttttcttttgtttcattagtCTTTGGTTTAACTCCGTTGATTACGCAATTTTTAAACAGAGATCCTTGGCGGAAAGTAGTACCAATATAAATGAAATGGCGTTCATTCTTTAGTCGAATCTAAAGAAAATTTGTCAGATGAAATCTTCCCTCGCTTTTTTCTAAAAATGTGGCTCGAAATGTAGATATCTTTCAATAATTAacataattttcaaatttgccaGGTTCCAtccaaaacgttttcttttggcAAAAATGTCCTTATACTTGTCAAGTTTCCAGTACAAACTTGGTTTGCCCTAATAAACAAAGCTGGTAACAGTATTGTAAGGTCGTTCGCCTCGTTTATGCTTCAATTAAAGTAAAATTCCGGTACCAGTAGTATCAAGTATCTAAACAAAACGCGCTTCCTTAGTATTCTTCAGAAGAAACCTTCGTTACCCTAGAAAAGAACGACTGTGACTGCATGACAAAAAGGGGTGATAGCTAAACTAACTTATCTGATTAATTAATTCTTGTTTCAAATAAACTCAATATATTTTCTACTAGAAAATAAATTTCAGCATGCAAGCAAACTCAAACGCTTCGTTCAAACACGTAGTAAATCGAACAACACTTGAACACTTGACCGTGTAAACTTTTAACGTACTACCAAAACGTTAGTTCTGTCTTGTAAGTTTGATAAAACTACAAggaattttccatttttaacggtttggttttgtttttattataagaCCGATGGGAAACACGAGACAAACAAACTGCTCTCCGAactaaacaagaaaataaaatttactgCAGTTTGTACTGCACTCCTTTTAACATTCTCGGATAAACTGAATACGTTTTTAGTTAAAAACCAAACTATAAATGATACCTGCACCCCAGAAATCGGCGCACTATTTCACCTCGTAAAAACAAAACACGCCCCGTGTCATCGACATTCAACCAACACAGATAAAGATAGGAGCTCTATCAATCTATACGCATTAGTTTAGTCAATAAGATAAATCAAAGGCGATCACAACATTACCTGACGGCCAAGCCAGAAACGCAGCAAGCAAACACAAAACGCTTTGTCTGGAAACACCACTGCGGAAAACAGAGGCCCAAAACCCTTGGATCCTTATAACCATGAAGTGGTTAGGCCCAGCTGGCGGACAGGCCAGCGACTAGTCATGAAAGCTCTCCTCGCCAAAGTCTCACTCCCTCAGCATCATTCATGAAAGCATCAAATCCCACATTGCGCGGAAACTCTTTGAGAGTTCGTTGCTGATTGTCGTTAACTCGCGTATTTTGTATTGACATTTCAGTGTTAGCCTCTGGAACGAGCCAACTGAAGCATCCAATGCGTAGCATTAAATTTTTATGGTGCCCAGTCAAGGAACACATTTATGAAGTCATTGGCTAAACACGGTCATGAGAACGCGGGAAAATTGATCTACCTTTGtgtgaaaaaaatgatttcaatgaTCAAGATTTCGTTCTTGTGATTAGATTACCTTTAAAAGAGTAAACACATGATGTAGAGCACGGCTACATAGCACTGCTCCCTCAAGACGTCTGTCATATGGTTCCATAACACTAACTCTGATCGAGGCTTCGCCGGAAAAGCAATCAACCACATTTCTACTCGACGTTGAGCTCAAGGCTAAAAGAACAGTGTGCTTCCTTAAACGGCATCCTACAAAACGTGAGAAAGACGGGCCTAAAAAACGATTCCTTTCGCACCTACACAGAGGCGGTAAAGGGCGCCGTTGCTCACGAAATACGACTTCCCCCGACATAAGACGCCATATTGGACGAGTCAATAGAGAATCTGGGTCGAAATGCAGTTTGTCTCATCCCAGATCATCCCTGACGCGTCCAATATGGCGACCAATCGAAGATGTCGGAAAGATGGTTGGGCGAATTTAATCAATTACCTCAAGGaattgacaaaaaagaaaatgaaaaacttaACTATTACCAATATCAATGGTCGTGTCGCCAGAGGGTTGTACATTGACGACGAACCCCGAGATTTCGCTACCTCTCCCACAGGAGGGAAGGGGACAAAATGGTTGACCCTACACTAGATCCCTTTCTCACGACAAGCTACTTTCCCTCAAATTACCCTCAAGATTAATTTCTGTGTATTCTCAAAATTGAACTCGTTTTCTCTTCCATGTGGTTAAGTCTTGCTGTGCGCTATGGACAGGAGGTGCATGACGTTTATTTAAACGCCTTCTTAAATCAACACATTTACGCAGGCGCACTCTTAAATTAAGTATTGCCCGATTACAAAAAACTACACACTTCTTAGTCGCGACAAGACTAGTGTCGCCTTGGCCTACCAATTACACGCGTTTTGTAAAGAAGTTGTTAAATGTATAGAAGTTATTGAAGTCAGTACGATCAGGATATATGCTACTCTATTTAGTTACAGAAAATTTAATGTAATAATTCAAGACGATTACTATCAGTAAGGGCAAGCTCGTGGTGATATCTGGGAAGTTTCCAGCCCCCTGTGGGCACTGAGTGCTAGTTTGACGTTTCATTTGTCCACAAAGGGCTCGAAATACCGAGGCTATTGAAAGAACAGTATTCTGGATTTCTACGACAAATTTTAGATACTAGCAATAAGTGAGCACCAGAGCATTGAAACAAATCTTAAAAAGAAGCTTATTTCAATGCAAAGtgcaaaacaatgcaaaaatGGACATTGAGAAAAAGTTTAGAGTTCTGTTCCATGATCTCAACTTAGGCCACCTTAGAAAATGATTGGGTattaaaactttaaaatacCTTGCGCTATCCTTCTTTATGTTGCCTTCACATTCGCATTGACCACAGAAAGGAGTTTGGACGATCTGTGGTCACACAAAGTTTGCTTATATTTAAGCTTATATGAAGTTTTTCCAATCATCAAAAGGCAAACGTTAGTTGCCTGTGGCATCCCGGCACTTCTAGAGCACAGCCCTGGCCTTTTCTAATGAAATAGAGAGCTCAGGACTACACTTGTGCCTTTTGCTTACAGGCCAGCAGATCTTGACCAAAGGGCAAGAGAAGTTCTTTTGGTAAAAATTTTTGATGAAAATCAAATTTCGAGAAGAACTGTTAGAGGTAAAATCATTGTATTGATTTAATTTAAAACTTACTTATAGTGCTACACCATAGCAGGTAGTTTTGGAGAGGCTATAAATAAAGAGCCTCTTGGCTTGTACATCACAGTTACAACTTGCCCAAAAGGCAACTCAGCTCAAAAACTGGTTTCCTTCAAAGTTGGATTACGATGTTAGGGACTGGCTGGAAAGAAGCTAAAGGGGACAGAATACTGCAACCTATTTTTTACCAGTCTGCACAATGAAATGAACTGCTAACAACCAAAGTGCTGCTTACAGAGCACACACTTTCACCACATGCACACCTGCAAATTAGCAAACGCTTTTCTACCAAGCATATGTATACAGTGTATAGCCAAAACAGACAAGGAGTAAACTGGATGTCAGTGAAGGTATAAGAAGTCATCTTCCATTTGAAAAGAGACATTTaagcaaaaaataattattacagtttatGAACATAGCATTCTTATCAACCACTGTGCATAGAACGATAATAACTACCACCTaccaaagaaattgaaaagttaCATTGCACATGTATAAATCTCAGCATtgctgaacaaaaaaaaaatgaaaacgtgtgttgtgtttttttttgagTAACTGAATCTCCAGTCGGAGTTTGGGAAAACAAGAAATTGTTGACAAATGTTCTTGCAGCTTTTTTgagttctcccaaactttcATGACTGTTTAGACTATAATTCAAAAGAAACACTGTGAAcatgttttttgtttcctttggaAAAAACTGCAACAAAGTACATTTACTTTCCTTGGCTTCATATTATACAAAGTTTCAATGAGctacctttttcttttcctttttctcctAAGATTTGTACTCATCAAGATAGGTCTTGGTTTAATTATCCACTTTGACCTACATGTCCACcaggaaaaaaaagataacattATCACCACACATTAGGGAAGGTCATGTTGTACACATGCAGAGGCTAAACACTGCTGCTTTGATTAAAACTAGTTACTTCTATAAACATTTATCACATTATTCCTGTGTCCTATTGCACATTTTCCACTGCTTCTGATCCTTAACAGAGCAATTCTATGaattttaaagatattttcTCTACAAATTGACCTGAGGGGCATTTCAAACGGGCCAGCGCAGTATGTGTATAAGCACGTAAAACACGCTAGTTGCCAGCTTTGACAACTCTGTACAATGTAAAAGTTGAATGCTCAAAGAAGTTTACGCATGGGTTAAACAGAATGGCTTAACCAAAGTACATGTATATGCAGGATGAGATGATAAACAAGAATTTACTTACAACTAACGCCTTGTCTCCCAATACTTTAGTATGAAGTAATCTTTACGTTTACGGGGAAAGAGACACTTTGCTAAAATGTTAATGTCCATGGCAAACACTTAAAGCAGATCAAAAAGATTAATGTTCTACAGCACTTACTTATCGTCCGATTGTGGAAAGAGTGTTAAGACTGACAgccggtgaagaatggggcgaatatgaaaaaaaggacTGGGTAGAGGAAGTCGGTGAAAAGAAGATGGCGGAATGGCGGCTGTTCTTGATCGGTAAAGACTTGTTTCCATATCTCAAAGTGCCCTTGGACGTGAGGTgcctgggaatgaaatgaaatcattGGAATATAATTTGCGCCGAACTGCCGACGATTTACGACTCCGAACGTTTCCTGTTATTGCTGTGCACGAATTTTATATCTACTTCGTGTGTGTTTTGAGTCAAAAGTAAACATCACATCCAGCATATTTCTGTCGCTTTtggtttattttctattttattttcgccgactgatcaaaaacaaaaaccttcaAGGGCGGGTTCAGCTATGGAAACGAGTCGCTGCACGACGGGTTTGCTTTGTTTCCATAGCTCAAACCGCCCTTAACTTGTGGAGAAAGATCTTCCCTCCATTGTGGTTGTAAGTacttaaattttatttgatcTGGACCTTATTTGATCTTATTTTACCTGATCTGTGCACAAAAGTCACTTCTAACTGCGAGCAATTTTGATTTGTAATGGCAATAGGACTTAAAGTGGAGTCCAATACGAGTgatatcacgagtatgattacagaccgaattagaCTCAAGTGGAATTCCACTCAGTTCTATTACCAATTaaacataaaaattacaatttctgagaaaagaaaaatggccaaGTTATGAGACAACGGgaaaatttatattaaaaaactgacaaaggatgcataaatttagggttagggtttagagaAGTGGTCCAGTCTGGTCAGCTGTTATCCcagttttgtaatgttttgatcCTTACTAACCAGGCTGAGGGAATCACATTAGCTAGAGCAGTCTGGCTAACAAGGCAAACTTATATGTAAGTAATGTAAATCAGtggtgtaaataaaaaaaaaataaaataaaaattaaattaaaaaaaaaaacaaaaaaaaaaaaacaagacaagcaATGTAATTTTCAGGAATAAATCCAGCTTTGGACTACAATGGTTCTAAGTTGAAAGTTGTTTTCCCTGGTGGGGTTGGAGG
Coding sequences:
- the LOC136889726 gene encoding uncharacterized protein; protein product: MVIRIQGFWASVFRSGVSRQSVLCLLAAFLAWPSGSACFKAQTCQPKNPVFNVTLLAGSASGSFWKMGRVKDVNHCGHLCCQHPGCDLAFSVDDICYSVKCHNQEMCRLKQQNFSRHRVAVTLVSRRNKNDIGNPTYRHESKENRHIFTTLRRKGAKGDDKDEEKTPNEEKRLSKHANMLESTSLTSFETEDKGIDFEAQNSFPTKSVTRLFSKKVTDGIPDLETQSSSICYAGKVLRQVTLQGGLKSGDFSDYGEVPDMSACVKYCCAQKSCDVSLLLNKHCYTLHCDKPEFCETIPGHASNIESQLAFVIRSVEDQSKTRVKKTSSSNRGLCPHGAIFHDVSLKGGNKAGNFEILPGARDMRTCIKKCCESPSCQVAWLLGDHCYSVACYDKCIAVKKRPGSIQSQLTLLTGKPRQSGNNKRQDIPGAKGSTDEEFTVFLTITDRTFTSNLNDIESLEFLNLAEKLQVAISTLFATSASLQPEVISFRPSPVVAEFKLTTKSKTPATDVLRPLLTAVKSGLLKSSIDGIPVSFKISEAGFRFVTSSGLNLVCGPQHDYDISWKLAMFNTTDNQTCPRKAQGKTRRLCAGSESQNATWYEPNFSECVSPAYKALHQQSKDLADRAAKQIPFAKEAASQIISRLEKLVFADTFRDEIIRSSLEDPHKNVHAAKKVKGKKNARLLDKPSAAVKPSKNDSKGKNDFVPVTELPRPRTDVVPTQRVKAHNPVWFSKAKQTASNLRNNRLNQPITAGQVLPTRRSQAPPRNSLLDDNRVPTQAPVIHRVRDWSLAGGVPRSSIQNGFLSNRAMGGQNQIGRTLNMSPIRNAYRIPNRVPNQRFGADLVHASDPNQIPGNQAWQGNRASYPNAWGRGYAPRNYPSDQIDIGRRKRDVDLKSRHRRQNPLLYNSRRFPAQYNNPASRDLVPSSPFQGQRNYFAHNENALPVGYRRPLYGQYRGMGVSPAGSQPIQVQDSRYRTQPGIFPGGHPVAVERWPSFVNPIQKPTLALHTQTTPRRVIATTMVTPQNPTSRILHQTAKTKATMAPSKKIKPIVKLATALLKKQADKSEHKTAGLFNGKPKQRTKKLQDVTAFLSKGDETHVVPMFGGDILHSVGVLTFLQRLAQLSGLAITETEFKLFVNSSSHLMDLRNQQEWRNAQKHAEVLFRRGINVLEDSSNWDRDESREVTNKESEIGPVVLDLVATVQDFVMNASHRVPLSKPLLTKNILVGVKTFGSAISDLKRPISFPNYSDPVVANWSTRHDSVTMTPSIFEPALQGKNGNVHILTSRFKTIPLLLPLTNNRGLVLNSDVLSSTVSPALKGELNPPVKLVMSVLNSSLVKFDQQCMAWTLKKSPGGKGGKWSPEGCKLTNSNETHTTCECNHMTDFAVLADTNKPKGTGSAPRPSAAVPSPGASKGRSWIGILFAILALLMIIIIVLTLLFYWKKKRRSEEQTGTSRPRSRGLRRSRSLSRSTPKASRSSSSKSDGASSPSSSHSSQFDEMVAARKRKMAQDKQEKARRAKEEGLDDDHDDELLMKEKAMLFSDYHQPYHFLSKDGEKRREQPGSGRPSPSLKSRRSAMDERGSDV